A window from Citrus sinensis cultivar Valencia sweet orange chromosome 3, DVS_A1.0, whole genome shotgun sequence encodes these proteins:
- the LOC127900620 gene encoding malonyl-CoA:anthocyanidin 5-O-glucoside-6''-O-malonyltransferase-like, whose product MWPADSAKPAIYYFPDQNDGVSFTVAESDADFSHLSGNNGNREAVEFHHLAPQLSISDDKAEVVAIQITLFPKQGFCISVLTHHAFIDGKSKTMFERSWAYFCKQLIQMQQQNLNNSSILLPTELIPCFDRTLIKDRKGLDVVYANHWLAFQSDKRSLKLVSMPALKAHSSMVRKSFELTREDIKKLRDKVQGNEVLIRQAKELHLSSYVLTCAYVYVCLVKAMGVEGDATVMLRVAANCRSRLDPPLPVNYFGNCVISGHGTPAKASDVVDPENGIAFVADKLSDLVKGLKREVIEGSEEKILNLLKYVKEGGGQAPGRLLGVAGSNRFDVYGSDFGWGKPKRVEIILDRVGPVGSIYLVESRNGGGAVEVGVVLEKPQMEAFSSLFVNGLN is encoded by the coding sequence ATGTGGCCTGCGGACTCCGCGAAGCCAGCCATTTACTACTTCCCTGACCAAAACGACGGCGTCTCATTTACCGTTGCTGAATCCGACGCCGACTTCAGCCACCTCTCTGGCAATAACGGAAACCGCGAAGCCGTTGAGTTTCATCATCTGGCGCCCCAGTTGTCCATATCCGACGATAAAGCTGAGGTGGTTGCTATACAAATAACTTTGTTTCCGAAACAAGGGTTTTGCATCTCCGTCTTGACTCACCACGCTTTCATCGACGGGAAAAGCAAAACAATGTTTGAGAGATCTTGGGCTTATTTCTGCAAACAACTAATTCAGATGCAACAACAAAACCTTAATAATTCTTCGATATTATTACCCACCGAGCTAATCCCGTGCTTTGACCGGACTCTCATCAAAGATCGGAAAGGGCTGGACGTGGTTTATGCGAACCACTGGCTGGCTTTTCAATCCGACAAGCGAAGCTTGAAGCTCGTTAGTATGCCGGCTCTGAAAGCACATTCCAGCATGGTTCGAAAGAGTTTCGAATTGACCCGCGAAGACATAAAGAAACTGAGGGACAAGGTACAGGGAAATGAGGTTCTCATAAGACAAGCAAAAGAACTTCATTTGTCGTCTTATGTGCTCACATGTGCTTATGTCTACGTTTGCCTGGTTAAAGCAATGGGAGTAGAAGGTGACGCAACTGTTATGCTGCGGGTCGCAGCAAATTGTAGGAGCCGGTTGGATCCTCCTCTTCCGgttaattattttggtaaCTGTGTTATTAGTGGGCATGGTACCCCTGCAAAAGCAAGCGATGTCGTGGATCCGGAAAATGGGATCGCATTTGTTGCTGACAAGTTAAGTGATTTGGTCAAAGGGCTGAAGAGGGAAGTCATTGAAGGATCCGAGGAgaagattttgaatttgttgaaaTATGTAAAAGAGGGTGGAGGACAAGCTCCAGGAAGATTGCTTGGGGTCGCCGGGTCGAACCGTTTTGATGTTTACGGGTCAGATTTTGGGTGGGGGAAGCCGAAAAGAGTGGAGATTATTTTAGATCGTGTTGGTCCTGTTGGATCTATTTATTTAGTAGAGAGTAGAAATGGAGGCGGTGCTGTTGAGGTTGGTGTTGTTTTGGAGAAGCCACAGATGGAAGCTTTTTCGTCTCTCTTCGTTAATGGCCTTAACTGA
- the LOC102631220 gene encoding E3 ubiquitin-protein ligase ORTHRUS 2-like isoform X1 has protein sequence MSTSFWHDTGTAYCASRVSYTVERWNGGRDLSGNKRTNKNQSFDQKFLKLNEALRVSCKKGYPVRVVRSFKEKRSSYAPEKGLRYDGIYRIEECWRKIGVQGFKVCRYLFVRCDNDPAPWTSDDHGDHPRPLPELPELKNALDITKRKERPSWDFDELDGCWKWIKPPPLSRVVAHTGKSDGKKSITVREKLLKGLFSIPYPHLQ, from the exons ATGAGCACAAGCTTTTGGCATGATACGGGGACCGCCTACTGTGCAAGTAGAGTCAGTTACACAGTTGAACGATGGAA TGGTGGTCGTGACTTGAGTGGCAATAAGCGCACAAACAAGAATCAGTCATTTGACCAGAAGTTTCTGAAACTGAACGAGGCTCTACGTGTCAGTTGCAAGAAAGGCTATCCTGTTCGAGTTGTTCG GTCTTTCAAGGAGAAGAGATCTTCATATGCCCCAGAGAAAGGGTTGCGGTATGACGGAATCTATAGGATTGAAGAATGTTGGCGAAAAATTGGAGTCCAA GGTTTCAAAGTCTGTCGATATCTATTTGTTAGATGTGATAATGATCCTGCCCCATGGACAAG TGATGACCATGGAGACCATCCTAGACCATTGCCAGAACTTCCAGAGTTGAAGAATGCACTTGACATTACGAAGAGAAAGGAACGTCCATCGTGGGATTTTGAT GAGCTAGATGGCTGCTGGAAGTGGATTAAACCTCCACCCCTCAGCAGAGTTGTAGCACACACTGGGAAATCTGATGGCAAGAAGAGTATAACTGTAAGAGAAAAGCTCCTGAAAGGTTTGTTTTCTATCCCTTACCCTCATCTTCAATAA
- the LOC102615419 gene encoding protein WHAT'S THIS FACTOR 1 homolog, chloroplastic produces the protein MKQKSTGGWRSKKKIYRRVHELDRVMELQKKPSLILQLKSIIQSQKQKCLLRDLEKQVGFVHKWNFMAVIEKYPSIFHVGGGSNRKPPFVTLTQKAEKIADEEEVARELMEPILVKNLRKLLMMSVDCRVPLEKIEFIESELGLPQDFKKAFLPKYDDFFTVKDTNGKPYLYLQNWDASLAVTAREERLAREGVLDSAGAQKRVRITKDGNYSGPNAFKICFPAGFRPNTSYLEQLERWQRMEFPSPYLNARRFELADPKARKRVVAVLHELLSLTMEKRMTSAQLDAFHSEYMLPHKLLLCLIKHHGIFYITNKGARSTVLLKEAYDGSNLIDKCPLLLYNDKFVALSGRREINSCNGKSLS, from the coding sequence ATGAAGCAAAAGTCAACAGGAGGATGGCGATCCAAGAAGAAAATATACCGTAGAGTTCATGAACTAGACAGAGTAATGGAGTTACAAAAGAAGCCATCTTTAATCCTGCAACTCAAATCCATCATCCAATCACAGAAGCAAAAGTGCCTCCTCCGTGACCTCGAAAAGCAAGTTGGGTTTGTTCATAAATGGAACTTCATGGCTGTCATTGAGAAGTACCCTTCAATATTCCATGTTGGTGGTGGCAGCAACCGGAAGCCTCCTTTTGTTACACTCACTCAGAAGGCTGAAAAGATTGCCGATGAAGAGGAGGTGGCGAGGGAGTTAATGGAACccattttggttaaaaatcTAAGGAAGCTGTTAATGATGTCAGTTGATTGTAGGGTGCCATTGGAAAAGATTGAATTCATAGAATCCGAATTGGGTTTGCCTCAAGACTTCAAGAAGGCATTTCTTCCGAagtatgatgatttttttacgGTGAAAGATACCAATGGGAAGCCTTATCTTTACTTGCAAAATTGGGATGCCTCACTGGCTGTTACTGCTCGAGAGGAAAGATTGGCACGCGAAGGAGTTTTGGATTCTGCTGGGGCCCAAAAGAGGGTTAGGATCACGAAAGATGGTAACTATTCTGGTCCCAATGCATTTAAGATATGCTTTCCTGCTGGATTTAGACCGAACACAAGTTATCTCGAGCAACTTGAGAGGTGGCAGAGAATGGAATTCCCTTCTCCATACTTGAACGCGAGGAGATTTGAATTGGCAGACCCAAAAGCTCGAAAAAGAGTTGTGGCTGTGCTTCATGAGCTCCTTAGTTTGACTATGGAGAAGAGAATGACATCTGCACAATTGGATGCATTTCATTCGGAGTATATGTTACCGCATAAATTGTTGCTTTGTTTGATTAAGCATCACGGAATTTTTTACATCACGAATAAAGGTGCTAGGAGTACTGTGCTCCTTAAAGAAGCTTACGATGGTTCAAATTTGATAGATAAATGTCCTTTGTTGctatataatgataaatttgttGCACTTAGTGGTAGAAGAGAGATCAATTCGTGTAATGGGAAGTCTCTATCATAG
- the LOC102615723 gene encoding probable BOI-related E3 ubiquitin-protein ligase 3, with product MAVEARHQYSIFPPQLLANREIIMNPIEANSNIYNTQMGGTGGYGRLPLSGTATTAEAFLPTVVYGSSINSDSFPHQKPLINKSDSSLTYNNYENNNLPLTPSRKRSRESCSTPTPFSFLGNDMSFQIQEQQFDIDRLISQHMEKVRMEVEERKKRQVRIIMDVIEEGVMKKLKAKEDEIEKIGKLNWALEERVKSLCIENQIWRDLAQSNEATANALRTNLEQVLASAAAQVKEGRAPAPAALGLEEEVVDDAESCCGSSWEDNGNKKINNCDHKDGDNGSSHSGGSRLCRNCRKEESCVLLLPCRHLCLCTVCGSSLHTCPVCKSPKTVSVHVNMS from the exons ATGGCTGTTGAAGCCCGGCATCAATACAGTATCTTTCCTCCGCAACTCTTAGCTAACAG GGAAATAATAATGAACCCCATTGAAGCAAACTCGAATATCTACAATACCCAGATGGGAGGAACAGGAGGATACGGCCGCCTCCCATTATCGGGAACCGCCACGACGGCGGAGGCTTTTCTTCCCACCGTCGTTTACGGATCGTCCATCAACTCAGATTCATTCCCTCATCAAAAACCGCTCATCAACAAATCCGACAGCAGTCTCACTTACAACAACTACGAAaacaacaatctcccactGACCCCGTCGAGAAAACGGTCGAGAGAATCTTGCAGTACCCCCACTCCCTTCTCCTTTCTCGGAAACGACATGTCGTTTCAGATCCAAGAACAACAGTTCGACATCGATCGCCTCATATCCCAACAT aTGGAGAAAGTGAGGATGGAGGTTgaagagaggaagaagaggCAAGTGAGGATAATAATGGACGTAATAGAGGAAGGCGTGATGAAGAAGCTGAAGGCCAAAGAGGACGAAATTGAAAAGATTGGGAAATTGAATTGGGCTTTGGAAGAACGAGTGAAGTCCTTGTGCATAGAGAATCAAATTTGGCGAGACTTGGCTCAGTCGAACGAGGCCACCGCCAATGCTCTACGTACGAATCTAGAACAAGTTCTCGCCTCAGCCGCCGCGCAGGTCAAGGAAGGACGTGCGCCGGCGCCGGCTGCGCTGGGGTTGGAGGAAGAAGTCGTTGATGATGCAGAGTCTTGTTGCGGCAGCAGTTGGGAAGATAATggtaataagaaaattaataattgtgatCATAAAGATGGTGATAATGGAAGCAGTCACAGCGGTGGCAGCAGGTTGTGCAGAAATTGCAGAAAGGAAGAGTCATGTGTACTGCTGTTACCTTGCAGGCATTTGTGTTTGTGTACTGTTTGCGGGTCAAGTCTGCACACTTGCCCCGTTTGTAAATCCCCCAAGACTGTTAGCGTTCATGTAAACATGTCCTAG
- the LOC102622366 gene encoding DNA polymerase zeta processivity subunit: MDRSDAQSPQVETARILAEFLEVAITSVVFLKGLYPSGAFERRIYMNLVVQRARHPQLRDYIHSSVSSLLLFIQKGLVERVAVIFSNANNVPLERYVFKIMVNQSYGSMVEEGHLEFSLRSFLIKLSVSKSLSKVLPQGCRWEITAYFCSLPQVNTSKDAELWIPTDTKQWQQPPLITPIKSMSSDSLSVQLYLENPSLLEENL; encoded by the exons ATGGATCGTAGCGACGCTCAGTCTCCTCAAG TTGAGACAGCTCGAATTCTGGCGGAATTCTTGGAAGTTGCAATCACTTCAGTTGTTTTCCTCAAAGGACTTTACCCTTCTG GTGCTTTTGAGAGGAGGATATATATGAATTTGGTTGTTCAGAGGGCTCGTCACCCCCAGCTCAGAGACTACATTCATTCTTCTGTTAGTAGCCTCCTCCTTTTCATTCAAAAG GGGCTGGTGGAAAGAGTCGCAGTTATTTTCTCCAATGCCAACAATGTCCCTTTGGAGAGAtatgttttcaaaattatggTTAACCAGTCTTATGGCTCAATGGTGGAAGAAGGTCATCTGGAGTTCTCACTTAGATCATTCTTGATCAAACTTTCAGTCTCAAAGTCCCTCTCTAAGGTTCTTCCACAAG GTTGCAGGTGGGAGATTACAGCTTATTTCTGTTCACTTCCTCAGGTTAATACAAGCAAGGATGCTGAATTATGGATTCCTACAGATACTAAACAATGGCAGCAACCTCCATTAATAACCCCTATCAAGTCCATGAGTAGTGACTCATTGTCTGTGCaattatatttggaaaatcCAAGTTTGTTGGAAGAAAATCTATAA